One region of Mangifera indica cultivar Alphonso chromosome 3, CATAS_Mindica_2.1, whole genome shotgun sequence genomic DNA includes:
- the LOC123212351 gene encoding non-specific lipid-transfer protein P3-like, producing the protein MSSARLIVVFMTLLSLISRPAMGDAPTCDFVVLQLNPCLSYLMKSDAAPQSGCCSGVNNLKVYSDDQTARRTICQCIEQAAQTYTMIDYSLIGGLPQKCGVSLQLPHVTPGFDCSKA; encoded by the exons atgtcTTCAGCTCGGCTAATCGTTGTATTCATGACCCTTCTCTCACTGATTTCCAGACCTGCAATGGGTGATGCGCCGACGTGCGACTTCGTTGTACTCCAGCTAAACCCTTGCCTCTCTTACCTGATGAAATCTGACGCAGCACCACAGAGTGGTTGCTGTTCAGGAGTCAATAACCTGAAGGTGTATTCAGATGACCAGACAGCTCGACGTACAATCTGCCAGTGCATTGAGCAGGCCGCCCAAACTTACACAATGATTGATTATTCCCTTATCGGTGGGCTTCCACAGAAATGTGGAGTCTCTCTGCAGCTGCCACACGTTACTCCCGGTTTCGATTGTTCCAA GGCTTGA
- the LOC123211927 gene encoding long chain acyl-CoA synthetase 4-like, whose translation MSVESYIVEVEGAKEARDGKSSIGPVYRSIFAKDGFPAPMNGMESCWDAFRMSVEKNPNNPMLGHREIVNGKAGKYVWRTYKEVYDLVIKVGNAIRSCGVEEKGKCGIYGANCPEWIISMEACNAHGLYCVPLYDTLGVGAVEFIICHSEVSISFVEEKKISELLKTFPNTTKHLKTIVSFGKVTPEQREEVEKYGLAMYSWEEFLQLGENKQFNLPETKKSDICTIMYTSGTTGDPKGVMISNESIVHFMAGVKLLLESVNEKLTANDVYLSYLPLAHIFDRAIEELFIAHGAAIGFWRGDVKLLLEDIGELKPTVFCAVPRVLDRIYSGLNQKISNGDLLKKILFKVAFSYKYYNLRKGHKTREASPLSDKIVFDKVKQAFGGRVRLILSGAAPLSAHIEAFLRVVACAHVLQGYGLTETCAGTFVSLPNEISMLGTVGPPVPNVDICLESVPEMGYDALSSTPRGEVCVRGKTLFSGYYKREDLTKEVLVDGWFHTGDIGEWQPNGSLKIIDRKKNIFKLSQGEYVAVENLENIYSITPDIDSIWVYGNSFESFLVAVVNPNKVALERWAAENGVAGDFNALCENPKAKEYMLGELTRVGKEKKLKGFEFVKAVHLDPVPFDMERDLLTPTYKKKRPQLQKYYQSAINNMYTC comes from the exons ATGAGTGTTGAGAGTTATATAGTGGAGGTTGAAGGAGCCAAGGAGGCTAGGGACGGCAAGTCGTCGATCGGACCTGTATATCGTAGTATATTTGCTAAAGATGGATTTCCTGCTCCGATGAATGGCATGGAGAGTTGTTGGGACGCCTTTCG TATGTCAGTGGAGAAAAATCCAAACAATCCGATGCTTGGTCACCGGGAGATTGTGAATGGGAAG GCTGGTAAATATGTGTGGCGAACTTATAAAGAAGTGTATGACTTGGTGATCAAAGTCGGAAACGCCATCAGAAGTTGTGGCGTTGAGGAA AAAGGAAAATGTGGTATTTATGGTGCAAATTGCCCAGAGTGGATTATTAGCATGGAG GCCTGCAATGCTCATGGACTATATTGTGTTCCATTGTATGATACTCTAG GTGTTGGTGCTGTGGAATTTATCATATGCCATTCAGAGGTGTCAATTTCTTTTGTGGAGGAAAAGAAGATTTCTGAG CTGCTTAAAACATTTCCAAACACAACCAAACATTTGAAAA CGATTGTGAGCTTTGGCAAGGTTACACCTGAGCAAAGAGAAGAAGTTGAAAAGTATGGTCTGGCTATGTATTCTTGGGAAGAATTTTTGCAACTG GgagaaaataaacaatttaatcTTCCAGAGACAAAGAAAAGTGACATTTGTACGATAATGTATACTAGTGGAACTACTGGTGATCCCAAGGGAGTAATGATTTCAAACGAGAGCATTGTTCATTTTATGGCTGGGGTGAAATTATTACTGGAAAGTGTGAATGAAAAG TTGACTGCAAATGATGTATATCTTTCTTATCTTCCTCTTGCACATATCTTTGACCGGGCAATTGAGGAGTTATTTATTGCCCATGGTGCCGCAATAGGGTTCTGGCGTGGG GATGTTAAGTTGTTGCTCGAAGACATTGGGGAGCTGAAACCAACTGTTTTCTGTGCTGTCCCCCGTGTACTAGATAGGATATATTCag GTTTGAATCAGAAGATTTCTAATGGAGATTTAttgaaaaagatattatttaaagTTGCATTCTCATA TAAGTACTATAATTTGAGGAAGGGGCATAAAACTAGAGAAGCATCTCCTCTTTCTGATAAAATTGTATTTGATAAG GTAAAGCAAGCATTTGGAGGGCGTGTACGGCTTATTCTGTCTGGTGCAGCTCCTCTTTCTGCTCATATAGAAGCTTTCTTGCGAGTGGTCGCATGTGCTCATGTCCTACAGGGATATG GTCTGACTGAAACTTGTGCGGGTACTTTTGTGTCACTACCAAATGAAATATCCATGCTTGGTACTGTAGGCCCACCAGTACCAAATGTTGATATATGTCTAGAATCTGTTCCTGAAATGGGATATGATGCTCTCTCAAGCACACCGCGAGGAGAAGTTTGTGTCAGGGGGAAAACCTTATTTTCTGGGTACTACAAACGTGAAGATCTCACCAAGGAAGTTCTGGTTGATGGATGGTTCCACACAG GTGATATTGGTGAGTGGCAACCAAATGGAAGCTTGAAAATTATTGACCGtaagaaaaacattttcaaactttctcaAGGAGAATATGTTGCAGTTGAAAACTTGGAGAACATTTATTCTATCACACCTGATATTGATTCA ATATGGGTATATGGCAACAGCTTTGAATCCTTTCTGGTTGCCGTCGTTAACCCCAACAAGGTTGCTCTTGAACGCTGGGCAGCAGAAAATGGTGTAGCTGGTGACTTCAATGCCCTTTGTGAAAATCCTAAGGCAAAAGAGTACATGCTTGGAGAGCTCACGAGggttggaaaagaaaaaaag TTGAAAGGTTTTGAATTTGTAAAAGCTGTTCACCTTGATCCTGTGCCATTTGACATGGAACGCGACCTCCTAACCCCTACATATAAGAAAAAGAGGCCGCAGTTGCAAAAATACTATCAG AGTGCTATTAACAACATGTACACGTGTTAA
- the LOC123212129 gene encoding mitochondrial inner membrane protein OXA1 isoform X1 yields the protein MAYRRSLSTRATLIARVNSSSFSYIPHDLDRKQNSSDETLSQRNIHNFIQPRFFRSYFNDSYESGGLFPGKGISKFALGPSAGSAYCRYMSTTVGEGSENIELVSDVAEVLKDTAIQAVANQVPAVNEVAVAAADSFLPVAALQHFIDTVHNFTGFNWWASIVVTTLLIRSMTVPLLINQLKATSKLTLVRPRLEEIKQQMQDQGMGPATIAEGQKQMKNLFKEYGVSPFTPLKGLFIQGPIFISFFLAISNMAEKVPSFKNGGAFWFTDLSTPDSFYIFPILTGLTFLITVECNAQEGMEGNPAAGTVKFISRGFAVLSVPLTMNFPQAVFCYWITSNLFSLTYGLVLKVPGVKKFLGVPEIPLAPPTTTTTPQHSFNLFSAIKQASEAKAAQQASASSPAEQSKLTEQRKSSSAVLSQRLRSLEKQVKGRKKNKKR from the exons ATGGCTTATCGCCGTAGCCTGTCGACCAGAGCTACGCTTATTGCTCGGGTTAATAGTTCCTCTTTTAGTTACATTCCTCATGATCTCGATCGCAAACAGAACTCTTCTGATGAAACTTTGTCTCAACGAAATATTCATAACTTTATTCAGCCAAGATTCTTTAGAAGCTACTTCAATGATTCATATGAGTCAGGTGGCTTGTTCCCTGGTAAAGGAATTTCGAAATTTGCTCTTGGGCCAAGTGCGGGTTCTGCTTATTGTAGGTATATGTCAACTACAGTTGGTGAAGGATCAGAGAACATTGAATTGGTGAGTGATGTGGCAGAGGTTTTGAAGGATACAGCTATACAAGCTGTTGCTAATCAGGTCCCGGCAGTGAATGAAGTTGCTGTTGCCGCTGCTGATTCTTTCTTACCTGTTGCAGCATTGCAGCACTTTATCGATACTGTGCATAACTTCACAGGCTTTAACTG GTGGGCTTCCATCGTGGTGACTACTCTTTTGATTCGAAGTATGACAGTTCCACTTTTGATTAATCAACTTAAAGCAACTTCAAAACTGACA TTAGTTAGACCACGCCTGGAGGAAATCAAGCAACAGATGCAAGATCAG GGGATGGGCCCTGCGACTATAGCTGAGGGtcaaaaacaaatgaagaacCTTTTTAAGGA ATATGGTGTCAGTCCATTTACTCCATTGAAAGGGCTTTTTATTCAAGGTCCTATTTTTATCAGTTTTTTCCTCGCG ATTTCAAACATGGCAGAGAAAGTTCCTTCATTTAAAAATGGTGGAGCATTCTGGTTTACAGACCTCTCTACTCCTGATAGTTTTTACATCTTCCCCATCTTGACTGGGCTGACCTTCTTGATTACGGTAGAG TGTAACGCACAAGAAGGAATGGAAGGAAATCCTGCAGCTGGCACTGTCAAATTCATTTCAAGGGGATTTGCTGTTCTTTCAGTTCCATTGACAATGAATTTCCCACAG GCAGTTTTTTGTTATTGGATTACATCAAACCTGTTTTCTCTTACGTATGGTCTAG TGCTTAAAGTCCCGGGAGTCAAGAAATTCTTGGGTGTTCCTGAGATACCTTTGGCTCCACCAACTACAACTACTACACCACAACATTCTTTCAATCTGTTCTCTGCGATCAAACAAGCCAGTGAAGCGAAAGCTGCACAACAGGCCTCTGCTTCATCACCTGCTGAGCAATCAAAGCTTACAGAGCAAAGAAAATCTTCATCTGCAGTCCTCAGTCAGAGGCTAAGAAGTCTAGAAAAACAAGTAAAGGGaaggaagaagaacaagaagaggTAA
- the LOC123210691 gene encoding RING-H2 finger protein ATL20-like, translated as MLPLQPFLPWLFSLLFFLLPFVAISAEDCPATSCGGITIKFPFQLRNSNRLPGGNSFRSRCGYPGFGLGCNSQSQAILSLASGAFVVQEVDYAIQALWIKDPQDCLPKQYLHGLISFSDSPFSPDSFNNFTFFNCSSNVTLPSNRYRPISCLSDHNNTVIALPTMFYDESRLPENSCEATATVSVPVWGFWSNLEDSLKLTWSSPSCELCELRGQACGFKNNYGLEVDCLDPSDSNGLSRGTRYGIILGVGIPGALCIVGLGCLLRNRARNYNHSQRHQLNAELSNSVARPQRAATVTGLDGPTIESYPKTLLGESGRLPKPNDNTCPICLSEYQPKETLRTIPECNHYFHADCIDEWLKMNATCPLCRNSPESSAGTPFSTWTSSHSSTGLSP; from the exons ATGCTTCCTCTACAACCCTTTCTCCCATGGCTGTTTTCCCTCTTATTCTTCTTACTTCCTTTCGTGGCAATAAGCGCTGAAGATTGCCCGGCAACATCCTGTGGAGGCATAACGATTAAATTCCCATTTCAGCTACGCAACAGTAATCGACTTCCAGGTGGCAACAGTTTTCGTTCTCGTTGTGGATATCCAGGTTTTGGTCTGGGTTGCAATTCCCAAAGCCAGGCAATTCTTTCTCTAGCGTCAGGCGCATTTGTTGTTCAAGAAGTCGACTATGCTATCCAGGCCTTGTGGATCAAAGACCCACAAGACTGTCTCCCAAAGCAGTACCTGCACGGGCTGATAAGCTTCTCTGATTCTCCTTTCTCTCCGGATTCTTTCAACAACTTCACATTTTTCAATTGTTCTTCAAACGTCACGTTGCCGAGTAATCGGTATAGACCTATTAGTTGCCTCAGTGATCATAACAACACGGTCATAGCTTTGCCAACGATGTTTTATGATGAGTCGAGGTTGCCGGAGAATTCGTGTGAAGCAACTGCGACTGTTTCGGTTCCTGTTTGGGGGTTTTGGTCTAATCTTGAAGACAGCTTAAAGTTGACATGGAGTTCTCCGTCTTGTGAACTCTGTGAGCTGCGTGGTCAGGCTTGTGGCTTCAAGAATAATTATGGTTTGGAGGTTGATTGCTTGGATCCTTCAGACTCCAATG GCCTATCAAGAGGAACCAGATATGGCATAATCCTTGGAGTTGGAATACCAGGGGCCCTGTGCATTGTTGGGCTCGGATGTCTCCTCCGTAACAGGGCTAGAAATTACAATCATAGTCAGCGCCACCAGCTCAACGCCGAATTGTCCAACTCAGTTGCACGGCCGCAACGGGCAGCGACTGTGACCGGTCTCGACGGACCCACCATAGAATCGTACCCAAAAACTTTGTTAGGCGAGAGTGGACGACTGCCCAAGCCTAATGACAACACCTGTCCGATATGCTTATCTGAGTATCAACCAAAGGAGACCTTGAGAACCATACCTGAATGCAACCATTACTTCCATGCTGATTGCATCGACGAATGGCTCAAAATGAATGCCACGTGTCCGTTGTGCCGCAATTCGCCAGAGAGTTCCGCTGGAACCCCTTTTTCTACCTGGACATCTTCTCATTCATCGACAGGATTATCACCATAG
- the LOC123212129 gene encoding mitochondrial inner membrane protein OXA1 isoform X2: MAYRRSLSTRATLIARVNSSSFSYIPHDLDRKQNSSDETLSQRNIHNFIQPRFFRSYFNDSYESGGLFPGKGISKFALGPSAGSAYCRYMSTTVGEGSENIELVSDVAEVLKDTAIQAVANQVPAVNEVAVAAADSFLPVAALQHFIDTVHNFTGFNWWASIVVTTLLIRSMTVPLLINQLKATSKLTLVRPRLEEIKQQMQDQGMGPATIAEGQKQMKNLFKEYGVSPFTPLKGLFIQGPIFISFFLAISNMAEKVPSFKNGGAFWFTDLSTPDSFYIFPILTGLTFLITVECNAQEGMEGNPAAGTVKFISRGFAVLSVPLTMNFPQAVFCYWITSNLFSLTYGLGEIFHFPTYKLA; this comes from the exons ATGGCTTATCGCCGTAGCCTGTCGACCAGAGCTACGCTTATTGCTCGGGTTAATAGTTCCTCTTTTAGTTACATTCCTCATGATCTCGATCGCAAACAGAACTCTTCTGATGAAACTTTGTCTCAACGAAATATTCATAACTTTATTCAGCCAAGATTCTTTAGAAGCTACTTCAATGATTCATATGAGTCAGGTGGCTTGTTCCCTGGTAAAGGAATTTCGAAATTTGCTCTTGGGCCAAGTGCGGGTTCTGCTTATTGTAGGTATATGTCAACTACAGTTGGTGAAGGATCAGAGAACATTGAATTGGTGAGTGATGTGGCAGAGGTTTTGAAGGATACAGCTATACAAGCTGTTGCTAATCAGGTCCCGGCAGTGAATGAAGTTGCTGTTGCCGCTGCTGATTCTTTCTTACCTGTTGCAGCATTGCAGCACTTTATCGATACTGTGCATAACTTCACAGGCTTTAACTG GTGGGCTTCCATCGTGGTGACTACTCTTTTGATTCGAAGTATGACAGTTCCACTTTTGATTAATCAACTTAAAGCAACTTCAAAACTGACA TTAGTTAGACCACGCCTGGAGGAAATCAAGCAACAGATGCAAGATCAG GGGATGGGCCCTGCGACTATAGCTGAGGGtcaaaaacaaatgaagaacCTTTTTAAGGA ATATGGTGTCAGTCCATTTACTCCATTGAAAGGGCTTTTTATTCAAGGTCCTATTTTTATCAGTTTTTTCCTCGCG ATTTCAAACATGGCAGAGAAAGTTCCTTCATTTAAAAATGGTGGAGCATTCTGGTTTACAGACCTCTCTACTCCTGATAGTTTTTACATCTTCCCCATCTTGACTGGGCTGACCTTCTTGATTACGGTAGAG TGTAACGCACAAGAAGGAATGGAAGGAAATCCTGCAGCTGGCACTGTCAAATTCATTTCAAGGGGATTTGCTGTTCTTTCAGTTCCATTGACAATGAATTTCCCACAG GCAGTTTTTTGTTATTGGATTACATCAAACCTGTTTTCTCTTACGTATGGTCTAGGTGAGATTTTCCACTTTCCAACTTATAAGCT TGCTTAA